A stretch of the Marivirga tractuosa DSM 4126 genome encodes the following:
- a CDS encoding DeoR/GlpR family DNA-binding transcription regulator, which translates to MTIAERHKYILTQLQQEGFVSVSDLSNSLEVTKVTIRKDLKLLEDKGLLYRSHGSATLVSPYVNEKPVDEKELVNVEEKQAIAKAAVESLKMHEAIIIGSGTTVGAFAQAIPRNSNLTVLTSAMNVTMALLDCKDIEIVQLGGVVRKGSSSVVGHYAEEMMQSFACSKLYLSVDGISLEHGFTTSNMMEAHLNAKMIESVQKTIVLADASKFGKKGFGKICDLEDVDQIITNKSASKQFITTLEAKGIEVVLV; encoded by the coding sequence ATGACCATTGCAGAAAGACATAAATACATATTAACGCAGCTTCAGCAAGAAGGCTTTGTAAGTGTAAGTGATTTAAGCAATTCACTGGAAGTTACCAAGGTAACCATCCGAAAAGACTTAAAATTATTAGAAGATAAAGGCTTGCTTTATCGCTCTCACGGGAGCGCTACTTTGGTTTCGCCTTATGTAAATGAAAAGCCAGTTGATGAAAAGGAATTGGTGAATGTTGAAGAAAAGCAAGCTATAGCAAAAGCAGCAGTTGAATCTCTAAAAATGCATGAAGCTATTATTATTGGGTCGGGAACCACGGTAGGAGCATTTGCCCAAGCTATCCCTCGAAATTCTAATCTAACGGTTCTAACCTCCGCCATGAATGTTACCATGGCATTATTAGACTGCAAGGATATTGAAATCGTACAATTAGGAGGCGTTGTCAGGAAAGGCAGCTCATCCGTAGTCGGGCATTATGCAGAAGAAATGATGCAAAGTTTCGCTTGCAGTAAATTGTACTTAAGCGTGGACGGGATAAGTTTAGAACATGGCTTTACTACTTCCAATATGATGGAAGCCCATTTGAATGCAAAAATGATTGAATCAGTTCAGAAAACCATTGTCTTGGCAGATGCCAGCAAGTTTGGAAAGAAAGGATTTGGTAAAATTTGTGATTTAGAAGATGTTGACCAAATCATCACGAATAAAAGCGCTTCCAAGCAATTTATTACTACATTGGAAGCAAAGGGGATTGAGGTTGTCTTAGTGTAA
- a CDS encoding glycerol-3-phosphate dehydrogenase/oxidase, whose amino-acid sequence MNRKENIKQISDIDKVWDIAVIGGGSSGLGVALDAVSRGLSVALFEKSDFAKGTSSRSTKLVHGGVRYLAQGDVFLVLEALKERGRLLKNAPHLAHNQSFVIPIYTFFDRLKYTVGLKMYDWMAGKLSLGKSTFISKEKTIERLPTIKQEGLKGGVVYHDGQFDDARLALNIAQTCDDKGVAVLNYFKVNQLHKNGEGKITGLSVKDQFSKNNYDIRAKMVVNATGVFADKILQLDNPEAKKMIRPSQGIHLVLDRSFLSGEDALMIPETSDGRVLFAVPWHDKIVVGTTDTMRKKPKLEPAALEKEIDFVLATAQEYLTKKPQRSDVLSVYAGLRPLAAPTDESEKTKEISRSHKVIVSDSNLITLTGGKWTTFRKMGEDTVEYFSKITGDKLKDSTSAAIKIHGYSNEKPIDYIGVYGADRIAIKKLQDENSEWNKPLHPKYPYTQAEVIFACRNEMAMKVEDVLARRIRILFLDAKASMEMTPKVAELMAKELGKEEAWIEKQLKDFNKLAMRYLIES is encoded by the coding sequence ATGAATAGAAAAGAAAACATAAAGCAAATTTCAGATATAGATAAGGTCTGGGATATTGCGGTGATAGGAGGTGGTTCTTCTGGGCTTGGTGTTGCTTTAGATGCTGTTTCCAGAGGATTGAGTGTTGCTTTATTTGAAAAATCTGATTTTGCCAAAGGGACGAGCAGCAGAAGTACGAAGCTAGTGCATGGCGGAGTGCGATATTTAGCGCAAGGTGATGTTTTCTTGGTTTTGGAAGCTTTAAAGGAAAGAGGGAGATTATTGAAAAATGCTCCTCATTTAGCCCATAACCAATCTTTTGTGATCCCAATTTACACATTTTTTGACCGATTGAAATATACGGTTGGTTTAAAGATGTATGATTGGATGGCTGGGAAACTAAGCTTAGGTAAATCTACTTTCATCTCAAAAGAAAAAACGATTGAGCGTTTGCCGACCATCAAGCAAGAAGGCTTGAAAGGTGGGGTTGTTTATCACGATGGGCAATTTGATGATGCACGTTTAGCACTGAATATAGCACAAACCTGCGATGATAAGGGAGTGGCTGTTTTAAACTATTTTAAAGTAAATCAACTCCATAAAAATGGTGAAGGCAAAATAACTGGACTTTCTGTAAAGGATCAGTTCTCAAAAAATAATTATGATATAAGAGCAAAAATGGTAGTGAATGCTACTGGGGTTTTTGCTGATAAGATATTGCAATTAGATAATCCTGAAGCAAAGAAAATGATCCGACCAAGCCAGGGTATTCATTTGGTTTTAGATCGTTCGTTTTTATCTGGAGAAGATGCCTTAATGATACCAGAAACCAGCGATGGTCGAGTTTTATTTGCGGTACCTTGGCATGATAAGATTGTTGTGGGTACTACTGATACTATGCGTAAAAAGCCAAAATTGGAGCCAGCGGCTTTAGAGAAAGAAATTGACTTTGTTTTAGCAACTGCTCAAGAGTACTTGACCAAAAAACCTCAAAGAAGCGATGTGCTATCTGTTTATGCAGGTCTAAGACCATTGGCAGCCCCAACTGATGAAAGTGAAAAGACAAAAGAGATTTCTCGAAGCCATAAAGTAATCGTATCGGATAGTAACTTAATTACGCTGACTGGAGGAAAATGGACTACTTTTCGTAAAATGGGAGAGGATACAGTGGAATATTTCTCCAAAATAACGGGTGACAAACTAAAGGACAGTACCTCTGCAGCTATTAAAATTCATGGTTATTCTAATGAAAAGCCAATCGATTATATAGGCGTTTATGGTGCGGACAGAATAGCCATTAAAAAATTGCAGGATGAAAACTCAGAATGGAATAAGCCCTTGCATCCAAAATATCCTTATACTCAAGCAGAAGTGATTTTTGCCTGCAGAAATGAAATGGCCATGAAAGTGGAGGATGTTTTAGCCAGAAGAATAAGAATTCTGTTTTTGGATGCTAAGGCAAGTATGGAAATGACACCTAAAGTAGCAGAGTTAATGGCGAAAGAATTAGGAAAAGAAGAAGCTTGGATTGAAAAGCAATTGAAAGATTTTAATAAATTGGCAATGCGATATTTAATTGAATCCTAA
- the glpK gene encoding glycerol kinase GlpK yields the protein MEKSQYILSLDQGTTSSRAILFNEKAEIVAVAQKEFEQFFPQSGWVEHDANEIWTSQASVATEAITKANITPTQIAGIGITNQRETTIVWDRNTGKPIHKAIVWQDRRTANYCNELKKKGLSEKINDKTGLIIDAYFSATKIKWILDNVEGARAKAENGDLCFGTVDSWLVYKLTSGKHHFTDITNASRTMIFNIHEKKWDKELLDLFEIPESMLPEVKSSSEVYCTTAGDLFSHKIPIAGIAGDQQAALFGQLCSEKGMAKTTYGTGCFLVMNTGDEPVKSKNKLLTTVAWQIGDKVQYALEGSVFIGGAAIQWLRDGLELFRKASESETLATSLKDNEGVYFVPALTGLGAPYWNQDARGTFFGITRGTTKAHMARAALEAIAYQVNDVLAAMEKDAGHKTQEMRVDGGASENNFLMQFQSDLVDCTITRPKITETTAVGAAFLAGLAVGYWKDMNALQSLWEAEQSYNPEMDKEEVKKLLHFWHKAVDRSQDWLES from the coding sequence ATGGAAAAATCTCAATATATTTTATCCCTCGATCAGGGAACCACAAGCTCAAGAGCTATTTTATTCAATGAAAAAGCCGAGATAGTAGCGGTTGCTCAAAAGGAATTTGAACAGTTTTTCCCGCAATCGGGCTGGGTGGAACATGATGCCAACGAAATCTGGACTTCCCAAGCTTCAGTTGCTACTGAAGCCATCACAAAGGCAAATATTACGCCCACTCAAATTGCAGGAATCGGGATAACCAATCAAAGAGAAACCACTATAGTTTGGGATAGAAACACTGGAAAACCCATCCATAAAGCAATTGTTTGGCAAGACAGGAGAACGGCAAATTATTGCAATGAATTAAAAAAGAAAGGCTTATCTGAAAAGATCAATGATAAAACAGGGTTAATTATAGACGCCTATTTTTCAGCCACTAAAATTAAATGGATTTTAGATAATGTAGAAGGAGCTAGGGCTAAAGCCGAAAATGGAGATTTATGTTTTGGTACGGTGGATAGCTGGCTGGTTTATAAATTGACTTCTGGCAAACATCATTTTACCGATATCACCAATGCCAGTCGAACCATGATTTTCAATATCCATGAGAAAAAGTGGGATAAGGAATTGCTGGATTTATTTGAGATCCCTGAATCTATGTTGCCTGAAGTAAAGTCAAGCAGCGAAGTTTATTGCACCACAGCAGGCGATTTGTTTTCTCATAAAATTCCAATTGCAGGAATAGCTGGAGACCAACAAGCCGCACTTTTCGGACAGCTTTGCTCTGAAAAGGGAATGGCAAAAACAACTTATGGAACAGGTTGCTTTTTGGTAATGAATACTGGAGATGAACCCGTTAAATCCAAGAATAAATTATTGACTACTGTGGCTTGGCAAATAGGAGATAAGGTTCAATATGCTTTAGAAGGCAGTGTTTTTATAGGAGGGGCAGCCATTCAATGGCTACGAGATGGATTGGAGCTTTTCAGAAAAGCAAGTGAATCAGAAACGCTGGCGACTTCCTTGAAGGATAATGAAGGCGTTTATTTTGTGCCTGCATTGACGGGATTAGGTGCGCCTTACTGGAATCAAGATGCGAGAGGTACATTTTTTGGAATTACCAGAGGAACTACAAAAGCACATATGGCTAGAGCAGCCTTGGAAGCGATTGCCTATCAGGTAAATGATGTTTTGGCAGCCATGGAAAAAGATGCTGGACATAAAACCCAAGAAATGAGAGTAGATGGTGGAGCTTCTGAAAATAATTTCCTAATGCAATTCCAATCTGATTTGGTGGATTGTACCATTACACGTCCGAAAATAACCGAGACGACTGCAGTGGGTGCCGCATTCTTGGCAGGATTAGCAGTAGGTTATTGGAAAGATATGAATGCCTTGCAATCCCTTTGGGAAGCCGAACAATCCTATAATCCTGAAATGGATAAAGAAGAAGTTAAAAAATTATTGCATTTTTGGCACAAGGCTGTTGACCGCAGTCAAGATTGGTTAGAATCATAA
- a CDS encoding MIP/aquaporin family protein, with protein MNYFVAEFLGTFLLILMGSGVVANVVLPKTKGTQSGWIVITTAWAFGVFIAVVVAGPHSGAHINPAVSLALAITGDFAWNLLWIYIPAQILGAASGSFCAWLIYQRHFEATDDKGLLFAPFATAPAIRDVKTNFISEFIGTFVLIIVILFSTPPQLMDSNSTPIGLGDLGALPVAILVWVIGLALGGTTGYAINPARDLGPRIMHQILPIKGKGSSDWAYSWIPIIGPLTGAAFAAFIYIVLN; from the coding sequence ATGAACTATTTTGTAGCAGAATTTTTAGGTACATTTTTATTAATATTAATGGGCTCTGGGGTTGTCGCCAATGTAGTTTTACCCAAAACTAAGGGTACACAATCAGGATGGATCGTAATAACTACTGCTTGGGCTTTTGGAGTTTTTATAGCGGTAGTAGTCGCAGGTCCTCATAGTGGAGCTCACATAAATCCTGCAGTAAGTTTAGCCTTGGCCATAACAGGTGATTTCGCTTGGAATCTTTTGTGGATTTATATTCCAGCTCAGATTTTAGGAGCAGCATCTGGATCTTTTTGTGCATGGCTAATTTATCAAAGACATTTTGAAGCTACGGATGATAAAGGCTTGTTATTTGCACCTTTTGCCACTGCTCCAGCCATTCGAGATGTAAAGACTAATTTCATCTCTGAATTTATTGGAACATTTGTTTTAATTATAGTTATTCTTTTCTCAACTCCACCTCAATTAATGGACTCGAATAGTACTCCGATCGGTTTGGGTGATTTAGGAGCTTTACCTGTAGCAATTTTAGTTTGGGTAATAGGATTAGCTTTAGGAGGTACAACAGGCTACGCTATAAACCCAGCTCGGGATTTAGGGCCGCGAATAATGCATCAAATCTTACCTATTAAAGGAAAAGGAAGTAGTGATTGGGCTTATAGTTGGATTCCAATTATTGGTCCTTTAACAGGTGCAGCCTTTGCAGCATTTATTTACATAGTATTGAATTAA
- a CDS encoding alpha/beta hydrolase, which produces MMDKKISHFKTSDNLSLEVQKYIQSDNPEKIILIVHGHGEHAGRFQKVAEHFNGKGISVIALTLRGHGNSEGKRGHAPGMEQLLTDIEYFIRFIRVDYLNADLYLYGHSMGGNIVLNYLAKDQSNEITAGIATSPWIKLAFAPPKWKVNLGNWVADIIPSLIQSTGLKAEDISSIKEEVEKYENDALVHSKISAKLFSSIMKGGEYLIHNTHKFKHPIFLAHGQLDKIISHDATAEFAKDSNLFTFKSYPKSKHEIHHDVDFENLMGDVLGWMEK; this is translated from the coding sequence ATGATGGATAAGAAAATCTCACATTTCAAAACTTCAGATAACTTATCGTTAGAAGTCCAAAAATATATTCAATCTGATAATCCTGAAAAGATAATATTGATTGTTCATGGTCATGGAGAGCATGCCGGAAGATTTCAAAAGGTAGCGGAACATTTCAATGGAAAAGGAATTTCTGTTATTGCCTTAACGTTAAGAGGTCACGGTAATTCTGAGGGCAAAAGAGGACATGCTCCTGGAATGGAGCAGCTTTTGACTGATATAGAATATTTCATTCGTTTTATCAGGGTTGATTATTTAAATGCTGATTTATATCTCTATGGTCACAGCATGGGAGGAAACATTGTATTGAATTATTTAGCCAAAGATCAATCCAATGAAATCACAGCGGGAATAGCGACTTCCCCATGGATTAAATTGGCTTTTGCACCACCAAAATGGAAAGTGAACTTAGGGAATTGGGTGGCAGATATAATTCCAAGTTTAATACAATCTACGGGACTAAAAGCAGAGGATATTTCCAGTATAAAAGAGGAGGTTGAGAAATATGAAAATGACGCCCTAGTTCATAGTAAAATATCAGCAAAATTATTTAGCTCTATCATGAAAGGAGGGGAGTACCTTATTCATAATACACACAAATTTAAGCATCCTATATTTTTGGCTCATGGTCAGTTAGATAAGATCATTTCCCACGATGCCACAGCTGAATTTGCCAAAGATAGCAATTTATTCACCTTCAAAAGCTATCCCAAATCCAAACACGAAATCCATCATGATGTGGATTTTGAAAATTTGATGGGGGATGTTTTGGGGTGGATGGAAAAATAA
- a CDS encoding ferritin: MKDLITPNRSLAKETEKKLNQQIEMEGKSSAYYLSMASWCETKGYVNSAKFLYDHSDEERGHMLKLFSYINEAGGHARQPAISEIRHEFNSLREVFELILEHEIKVTKSIHELVDHCFSTKDFTTFNFLQWFVTEQREEETISRRALEIFDIIGEEGMGLWHIDIELGKLHGIDTVEE, encoded by the coding sequence ATGAAAGACTTAATAACACCTAATAGATCATTAGCTAAAGAAACTGAAAAGAAACTAAATCAGCAGATTGAAATGGAAGGCAAATCATCTGCCTACTATTTGTCCATGGCTTCTTGGTGCGAGACCAAGGGTTATGTAAACTCTGCTAAATTCTTATACGACCATTCAGATGAAGAAAGAGGTCATATGCTCAAATTATTTAGCTACATCAATGAAGCTGGCGGACATGCTAGACAACCTGCTATTAGTGAAATCAGACATGAGTTCAACAGTTTGAGAGAAGTGTTTGAACTGATTTTAGAACATGAAATCAAAGTAACCAAATCAATTCACGAATTGGTAGATCATTGTTTCAGTACCAAAGATTTCACTACTTTCAATTTCTTGCAGTGGTTTGTAACCGAGCAAAGAGAGGAAGAAACCATCTCAAGAAGAGCCTTGGAAATATTCGATATCATCGGTGAAGAAGGTATGGGATTATGGCATATCGACATTGAGCTAGGAAAATTGCATGGTATTGATACAGTAGAAGAGTAA
- a CDS encoding aconitate hydratase, translating to MAFDIDMIKAVYAEMSDKIAAARQVVNKPLTLSEKILYSHLWDGKAKNAFQRGKSYVDFAPDRVAMQDATAQMALLQFMQAGRDQAAVPSTVHCDHLILAKEGAKEDLRSSLTASGEVFNFLESVSNKYGIGFWKPGAGIIHQVVLENYAFPGGMMIGTDSHTVNAGGLGMVAIGVGGADAVDVMAGMPWELKFPKLIGVKLTGKLNGWTSAKDVILKVAGILTVKGGTGSIVEYFGPGAQSLSATGKGTICNMGAEIGATTSTFGYDDAMERYLRSTDRNDVADAANEVREHLTGDDEVYANPEQYFDQVIEIDLSTLEPHVNGPFTPDRATPISQLKAEAEKNGWPTKVEWGLIGSCTNSSYEDLSRASSIAKQAVEKGLKTKSEFGINPGSEQVRFTADRDGLLKIFEDLDATIFTNACGPCIGQWSRTGADKGEKNTIVHSFNRNFSKRADGNPNTHAFVTSPEMVAAIAISGDLGFNPLTDTLTNEKGEQVKLDPPFGAELPDAGFAVEDNGYQEPAKDGSTVEVKVAPDSKRLQLLEGFDAWDGQNITGAKLLIKALGKCTTDHISMAGPWLRFRGHLDNISDNCLIGAVNAYNEETNKVKSQITGEYGAVPATQREYKAKGIPTIVVGDHNYGEGSSREHAAMEPRHLGVKAVLVKSFARIHETNLKKQGMLALTFENEADYDKIQEDDTFNFTDLNQFAPEKPITIEAVHADGSKDVIKALHTYNDAQIEWFKAGSALNKIKEEAKARG from the coding sequence ATGGCTTTTGATATAGACATGATAAAAGCTGTTTATGCTGAAATGAGTGATAAAATCGCTGCAGCTAGACAGGTAGTCAACAAACCTTTAACCCTATCAGAAAAGATACTTTATTCTCATTTATGGGACGGCAAGGCAAAAAATGCATTTCAAAGAGGTAAATCTTACGTAGATTTTGCTCCAGACAGAGTGGCTATGCAAGATGCAACTGCTCAAATGGCGCTTTTGCAATTTATGCAAGCTGGAAGAGATCAGGCTGCTGTTCCTTCCACAGTTCATTGTGATCACTTAATCTTGGCCAAAGAAGGTGCTAAAGAAGATTTAAGAAGTTCCTTAACTGCTTCTGGTGAGGTTTTTAATTTCTTGGAATCCGTTTCAAATAAATATGGAATTGGCTTCTGGAAGCCTGGTGCTGGTATTATTCACCAAGTAGTTTTAGAAAATTATGCATTCCCTGGTGGAATGATGATTGGAACTGATTCTCACACTGTTAATGCAGGTGGTTTAGGAATGGTTGCTATCGGTGTTGGTGGAGCTGATGCAGTAGATGTTATGGCTGGAATGCCTTGGGAGTTGAAATTCCCTAAATTAATTGGTGTGAAGTTAACTGGAAAATTAAACGGTTGGACTTCCGCTAAAGATGTTATATTAAAAGTTGCCGGAATCTTAACTGTAAAAGGTGGAACAGGTTCAATAGTAGAATATTTCGGCCCTGGTGCACAATCACTTTCTGCAACCGGAAAGGGAACGATCTGTAATATGGGTGCTGAAATTGGTGCTACTACCTCAACTTTTGGTTATGATGATGCTATGGAGCGTTATTTAAGATCAACTGATAGAAATGATGTTGCAGATGCTGCCAATGAAGTTCGTGAGCATCTAACCGGTGATGATGAGGTTTATGCTAATCCTGAGCAGTATTTTGATCAAGTAATTGAAATTGATTTATCAACTTTAGAACCACATGTTAATGGTCCTTTCACTCCAGACAGAGCCACTCCTATTTCTCAATTAAAAGCGGAAGCTGAGAAAAACGGATGGCCAACTAAAGTAGAATGGGGATTGATTGGTTCTTGTACCAACTCTTCTTATGAAGATTTATCAAGAGCCTCCTCAATTGCAAAACAAGCTGTTGAAAAAGGCTTGAAAACAAAATCAGAATTTGGAATCAACCCTGGTTCTGAGCAAGTAAGATTTACTGCTGACCGTGATGGTCTTTTGAAAATATTTGAAGATTTGGATGCTACGATCTTCACCAACGCTTGCGGTCCTTGCATCGGGCAATGGTCAAGAACTGGTGCAGATAAAGGTGAGAAAAACACTATTGTACACTCTTTTAACAGAAACTTCTCGAAAAGAGCAGATGGAAATCCAAACACTCACGCATTTGTAACTTCACCAGAAATGGTAGCAGCAATTGCTATTAGCGGTGATTTAGGATTCAATCCACTAACGGATACTTTAACCAATGAAAAAGGTGAGCAGGTAAAATTAGATCCTCCTTTTGGAGCTGAATTGCCTGATGCTGGTTTTGCAGTTGAAGATAATGGATATCAAGAACCAGCTAAAGACGGTAGCACTGTTGAAGTAAAAGTTGCTCCTGATTCTAAAAGATTACAATTATTAGAAGGATTCGATGCTTGGGATGGTCAAAATATAACTGGTGCTAAATTATTAATTAAAGCTTTAGGAAAATGTACAACTGACCATATCTCTATGGCGGGTCCTTGGTTGAGATTCAGAGGTCATTTGGATAATATTTCTGATAACTGCTTAATTGGAGCTGTAAATGCTTACAATGAAGAAACCAATAAAGTAAAAAGCCAGATAACTGGTGAATATGGTGCTGTTCCTGCAACTCAGAGAGAGTACAAAGCAAAAGGAATTCCGACTATCGTTGTGGGTGACCATAATTATGGCGAGGGTTCTTCAAGAGAGCATGCTGCCATGGAGCCAAGACATTTAGGTGTTAAAGCTGTATTGGTAAAATCTTTTGCTCGTATTCACGAAACCAACTTAAAAAAGCAAGGTATGCTAGCATTGACTTTCGAAAACGAAGCGGATTACGACAAAATTCAGGAAGATGATACATTTAACTTCACTGATCTAAACCAATTTGCTCCTGAAAAGCCAATTACCATAGAAGCAGTTCATGCGGATGGTAGTAAAGATGTTATCAAAGCTTTACATACTTATAATGATGCGCAGATTGAGTGGTTTAAAGCAGGTTCTGCATTGAATAAGATCAAGGAGGAAGCGAAGGCTAGAGGATAA